A single region of the Candidatus Binataceae bacterium genome encodes:
- a CDS encoding GFA family protein — MSLSGRCACGEVGYTLTADPMIVHACHCRDCQRVTGSAFVINMWIENKFVERSGSAPQSFVLKGGTGANHEVFFCGKCGTYVWSKYHGARGDALFVRAGTLENPDAVTPDVHIFTRSKLPWVTLPAGAKAFETFYDVPKVWPPASFARLQKLIAEK, encoded by the coding sequence ATGAGTCTGTCAGGTCGATGCGCCTGCGGGGAGGTCGGCTATACGCTCACGGCCGACCCGATGATAGTTCATGCCTGCCACTGCCGCGACTGCCAGCGCGTCACGGGCAGCGCCTTCGTCATCAATATGTGGATCGAGAACAAGTTCGTCGAGAGAAGCGGCAGCGCGCCGCAATCCTTCGTGCTCAAGGGCGGGACGGGCGCGAATCACGAGGTCTTCTTCTGCGGCAAATGCGGCACCTATGTGTGGAGCAAATACCACGGCGCGCGTGGCGATGCGCTCTTCGTGCGCGCCGGCACGCTCGAAAATCCTGACGCAGTCACGCCCGATGTACACATCTTCACGCGCAGCAAGCTGCCGTGGGTGACTTTGCCGGCCGGCGCTAAGGCCTTCGAGACATTCTACGATGTTCCAAAGGTCTGGCCGCCTGCGAGCTTCGCACGGCTGCAGAAGCTCATCGCGGAGAAGTGA
- a CDS encoding Hsp20/alpha crystallin family protein — protein MTDQEITTKEKQTVQGQEKTRAGRFFLPEVDIQELNDSLKLWADMPGVKQSDVEVTLNRGTLTIVGTVSTEAYQNVVPLYTEYNVGNYFRQFELTEDIDDQRIEASMTNGVLELTLPKSERARPRRIEVNAR, from the coding sequence ATGACTGACCAGGAAATCACGACGAAAGAGAAGCAAACCGTGCAGGGCCAGGAAAAAACGCGCGCTGGCCGTTTCTTTCTGCCTGAAGTTGATATTCAGGAACTGAATGACTCACTCAAACTTTGGGCCGACATGCCCGGCGTCAAGCAGAGCGATGTGGAAGTAACTCTGAACCGCGGCACACTTACTATAGTTGGTACGGTCTCGACCGAAGCCTATCAGAACGTGGTTCCGCTCTATACTGAATACAACGTCGGAAATTACTTCAGACAATTCGAGCTGACCGAGGATATTGACGATCAACGGATCGAAGCTTCGATGACCAACGGGGTTCTGGAACTCACGCTTCCGAAGAGCGAGCGAGCTCGCCCGCGGCGTATCGAGGTTAACGCGCGATAG
- a CDS encoding ATP-binding protein, producing the protein MRNAGPKITERYANRSFSQPFDASSSGIAILNAEGRIVYLNRSWSNFALHCGLNGSSPRVGSDYFDTCQRMLAAPSARSATTRLRQLLRGHRPNLQLEAQGIDQQERYRITATRFEHGDDAYFLLTHDPLDDFDNLDFEELLADFSSSFARTSGEEIDREIGRWITRVPRALGLDRSSVARRSSRDGNFYVTHSWARPGINPAPIGFNVTATMPEAMRQMALGETVVIRNEQDISAAGELDFAIARLLGFEAGVFIPLKIGGEVIGFVGFASIIQRNWSVKTIRRMNLIAQVLAGALERRRSISQLHRMRGEMREITRVALMGELTASLAHELNQPLGSIMNNAQAVQRLLAMKKPDLDEIRASLEAIVNDDERAAEIIRSVRASFRRERPEHSRIDLRQILLDAERVVRAEAVSHAIVLTAQLPEALPVVLGQATQLMQVAVNLILNAMDSIRECQDGPREIALAAEQDESGWIRTAVRDTGKGIEPEMLPRLFKSFATTKPNGMGMGLAIARSIVEEHGGTLVARANAGRGAIFEFSLPPAENGKH; encoded by the coding sequence ATGAGGAACGCCGGACCGAAAATAACCGAGCGATACGCAAATCGCTCATTCTCACAACCCTTCGACGCCTCGTCGTCGGGCATCGCGATCCTGAACGCCGAGGGCCGGATCGTGTATCTCAACCGCAGCTGGAGCAACTTCGCTTTGCATTGCGGTCTCAACGGTAGCTCTCCGCGCGTAGGCTCCGATTACTTTGATACCTGTCAGCGCATGCTGGCGGCTCCCTCCGCACGCAGCGCCACGACTCGCCTGCGCCAGCTCTTGCGTGGCCATCGGCCGAATCTCCAACTCGAAGCCCAAGGAATCGACCAGCAGGAGCGCTATCGAATAACCGCGACTCGCTTCGAGCATGGCGACGATGCCTACTTCCTCCTCACTCACGATCCGCTCGACGACTTCGACAATCTCGATTTCGAAGAGCTGCTGGCAGATTTTTCGTCCAGTTTCGCCAGAACCAGCGGCGAGGAAATTGACCGCGAGATTGGCCGCTGGATTACCAGGGTTCCGCGCGCGCTCGGTCTCGATCGCAGTTCGGTTGCGCGGCGCTCCTCCCGCGACGGCAACTTTTATGTCACGCATTCGTGGGCGCGGCCCGGGATCAACCCGGCCCCGATTGGCTTCAATGTTACGGCGACGATGCCCGAAGCCATGCGGCAGATGGCGCTCGGCGAAACCGTGGTCATCCGCAACGAGCAGGACATCTCTGCCGCGGGAGAATTGGATTTTGCGATCGCGAGGCTGCTCGGCTTCGAGGCCGGAGTGTTCATCCCGCTTAAGATCGGCGGCGAAGTCATCGGCTTCGTGGGATTCGCATCGATCATACAGCGTAATTGGTCGGTCAAAACGATCCGGCGCATGAACCTGATCGCGCAGGTGCTGGCCGGAGCGCTGGAACGCAGACGCTCGATATCGCAGCTTCACCGGATGCGCGGCGAGATGCGCGAGATCACGCGCGTTGCGCTGATGGGCGAGCTGACCGCATCGCTCGCGCATGAGCTCAATCAGCCGCTCGGCTCGATCATGAACAACGCGCAGGCCGTGCAGCGCCTGCTCGCGATGAAAAAGCCCGACCTCGACGAGATTCGCGCCAGCCTCGAAGCGATCGTCAACGACGACGAGCGCGCCGCCGAGATTATCCGCAGTGTGCGAGCCTCGTTCCGCCGCGAGCGTCCCGAGCACAGCCGCATCGATCTCCGGCAGATCCTGCTCGACGCCGAACGAGTGGTGCGTGCCGAGGCCGTCTCCCATGCAATCGTGCTCACGGCGCAGCTTCCCGAGGCTCTCCCCGTCGTTCTTGGTCAGGCGACTCAGCTGATGCAGGTGGCGGTTAATCTGATTCTGAATGCAATGGACTCGATCCGTGAATGCCAGGACGGCCCGCGCGAAATCGCGCTGGCCGCGGAGCAAGACGAATCGGGATGGATCCGCACGGCGGTGCGCGACACCGGCAAGGGCATCGAACCCGAGATGCTGCCGCGCTTGTTTAAGTCGTTCGCCACCACCAAGCCCAATGGAATGGGAATGGGCCTTGCGATCGCGCGATCGATCGTCGAAGAACACGGCGGGACCCTGGTCGCGCGAGCGAACGCGGGTCGCGGCGCCATTTTTGAATTCTCACTACCACCTGCCGAAAACGGAAAACACTGA
- a CDS encoding IS630 family transposase: MKAAAQHSRARSRVLRADDVHRARLILMLAEGQSWSAIQHALGCSSAYIARWQSRFVEQRLAGLFARHQGRPATKRTARLEARILAWTRRPPTDGSTHFSSRKLPRTLGVNHMMVARVWQRAGVKPHRLERYMASDDPDFERKAADVIGLYVNPPQHAAVFCVDEKTAVQALDRLDPVLPLSPGRAERHGFEYFRHGTLSLYAALNTKSGKVLGQTAAHHATEEFVAFLGQIVALESKGREIHIIADHLSAHKTKRVAQFLAEHPQLHLHFTPTYSSWLNQVELWFARIERDVIARGIFTSVNDLARKLMRYIRHHNQHAAPIKWAYRDFAHRIIATFDSAVTGH, translated from the coding sequence ATGAAGGCCGCCGCGCAGCACTCGCGAGCGCGCTCGCGGGTGCTGCGCGCCGATGATGTGCACCGCGCGCGGCTGATCTTGATGCTGGCGGAGGGTCAATCATGGTCTGCCATTCAACATGCCTTAGGCTGTAGTTCGGCGTACATCGCACGTTGGCAGAGCCGCTTTGTCGAGCAGCGTCTGGCGGGCCTGTTTGCCCGCCATCAGGGGCGGCCGGCGACTAAGCGCACGGCGCGGCTGGAAGCCCGCATTCTGGCTTGGACCCGCCGCCCGCCGACCGATGGTTCCACGCACTTTAGTAGCCGCAAGCTGCCGCGGACGCTGGGGGTCAATCACATGATGGTCGCGCGAGTTTGGCAGCGCGCCGGAGTTAAGCCCCATCGGCTGGAGCGCTACATGGCCTCCGATGATCCGGACTTCGAGCGCAAGGCCGCCGACGTGATCGGGTTGTACGTTAATCCACCGCAGCACGCCGCAGTATTTTGTGTCGATGAGAAGACCGCCGTTCAGGCGCTCGATCGTCTCGACCCGGTGTTGCCGCTTAGCCCGGGACGGGCCGAACGCCACGGCTTTGAGTACTTTCGGCATGGCACGCTCTCGCTCTACGCCGCGCTCAACACCAAAAGCGGCAAGGTCCTGGGCCAGACCGCCGCCCACCATGCCACCGAGGAGTTTGTGGCCTTTCTCGGCCAGATCGTTGCGCTGGAATCCAAAGGCCGCGAGATCCACATTATCGCCGACCACCTCTCGGCGCATAAGACCAAGCGGGTAGCGCAATTCCTGGCCGAGCATCCCCAACTGCACCTGCATTTCACTCCGACCTATTCCTCGTGGCTCAATCAGGTCGAACTGTGGTTTGCCCGCATCGAACGCGATGTCATCGCCCGCGGGATCTTCACCTCGGTCAATGACTTGGCACGCAAGCTCATGCGTTACATCCGCCATCACAACCAACACGCCGCGCCCATCAAATGGGCCTACCGCGACTTCGCTCACAGAATAATCGCCACTTTTGATTCAGCTGTTACAGGCCACTAA
- a CDS encoding paraquat-inducible protein A, with amino-acid sequence MAVRLLIYMYNQPLADSSLVGCMHCDLVQRMPLLEQGASARCARCGEELRHRREDSLNRTFGLTVGAALLYTIANSVPMIGLTIVGRSASTTVIGGAVDLWNADQRVVSILVMFTAVIAPALQIGFMLAIILGTRWTPAPRWVGTLLRYHPTTRTWSMVEVMMLGVLVALIKIADYATVIPGVALFVLGGLVFTLAAMQANFDPAEVWDRIRWADEEAVPSAAEVAR; translated from the coding sequence TTGGCCGTCAGGCTGCTCATCTATATGTATAACCAACCGCTTGCCGATAGCTCTCTGGTCGGATGCATGCATTGCGATCTGGTGCAGCGCATGCCGCTGCTCGAACAGGGAGCGTCGGCGCGATGCGCGCGATGCGGCGAGGAGCTGCGCCATCGCCGCGAGGATTCGCTCAATCGCACCTTCGGGCTCACCGTCGGCGCGGCACTGCTCTATACGATCGCGAACTCGGTGCCGATGATTGGCTTGACGATCGTTGGGCGCTCCGCCTCGACAACCGTGATCGGCGGCGCGGTCGATCTCTGGAACGCCGATCAACGGGTCGTCTCGATACTCGTGATGTTCACGGCGGTGATTGCGCCCGCGCTGCAAATCGGCTTCATGCTCGCAATCATCCTCGGCACACGCTGGACGCCCGCGCCGCGTTGGGTCGGGACGTTGCTTCGCTATCATCCGACGACCCGCACCTGGAGCATGGTCGAAGTGATGATGCTCGGCGTGCTGGTCGCGCTGATCAAAATTGCCGACTACGCAACCGTCATTCCTGGCGTCGCGCTGTTCGTGCTGGGCGGACTCGTATTCACGCTCGCCGCCATGCAGGCGAACTTCGATCCCGCCGAGGTCTGGGACCGAATCAGATGGGCCGACGAAGAGGCGGTGCCATCCGCGGCGGAGGTCGCACGATGA
- a CDS encoding PqiC family protein — protein sequence MSTNSLTRLVSAILIPIAFAACGTSAQPHFYALTSTAAPAAAQSAPIAVLVGPVSVPAAVDRPQFVVQKASNRVDIDEFNRWSAPLNDSIARVIASDLSTQLGTPNVATAPLANFAPDYRVTIDVQRFDTIEGQGVTVEAVWVARKSDGKTRTGRTIAHEATQGNGFDAIAAAHSRALAQVSADIAEAIRSEASATQ from the coding sequence ATGAGTACAAATAGTTTGACGCGCCTGGTTTCGGCGATTCTTATTCCGATTGCATTCGCGGCATGCGGAACGTCAGCCCAGCCGCACTTTTATGCGCTGACCTCGACCGCGGCGCCCGCTGCGGCGCAGTCCGCGCCGATCGCCGTGCTGGTCGGCCCGGTCTCGGTACCCGCCGCCGTCGATCGGCCACAGTTTGTCGTGCAGAAAGCCTCCAATCGCGTCGATATCGACGAATTCAATCGATGGTCGGCGCCGCTCAATGACAGTATCGCGCGTGTGATCGCGAGCGATCTTTCAACCCAGCTCGGCACGCCCAACGTTGCGACGGCGCCGCTGGCGAACTTCGCCCCGGATTATCGCGTCACTATCGACGTGCAGCGCTTCGATACGATCGAAGGCCAGGGCGTGACGGTCGAGGCGGTGTGGGTGGCGCGCAAGTCTGACGGCAAGACCCGAACTGGCAGAACCATCGCACACGAGGCCACACAGGGCAACGGATTTGATGCTATCGCCGCAGCGCACAGCCGCGCGCTGGCGCAGGTTAGCGCCGACATCGCAGAGGCTATCCGCTCCGAAGCCAGCGCAACGCAGTAA
- a CDS encoding Hsp20/alpha crystallin family protein → MALLRYSGNLDPVTNLLSLQSDLERFLRNPAYGLGVSGAGGYPPVNIFETADGVAIIAEIPGVDSNSISVSGQGRTLTIKGERRRETSTEATGYHRRERSFGEFSRSIQLPENLDLDKAAASYDVGILTVRVPKAEAAKPRQIAVKPA, encoded by the coding sequence ATGGCGCTCCTAAGATACTCAGGCAATTTGGATCCGGTTACTAATCTGCTCTCTCTGCAGAGTGACCTGGAGCGGTTCCTGCGCAACCCCGCGTACGGACTTGGCGTTTCTGGCGCGGGCGGCTATCCGCCCGTAAACATTTTCGAGACCGCTGACGGCGTAGCCATCATCGCGGAGATTCCGGGAGTCGACTCGAACAGTATAAGCGTGTCTGGACAGGGCCGTACGCTGACTATCAAGGGCGAGCGCAGACGCGAAACCTCGACTGAGGCCACCGGCTATCACCGCCGCGAACGTTCTTTTGGTGAATTTTCGCGTTCAATCCAGTTACCGGAAAATCTCGATCTCGACAAAGCCGCGGCCAGCTACGATGTTGGAATCCTGACCGTGCGCGTTCCCAAGGCGGAAGCAGCAAAGCCACGTCAGATCGCTGTAAAACCGGCGTAG
- a CDS encoding MlaD family protein, protein MSEQQTSAPGAPQARVAQNRSRISIVWIVPIVAAVVGAWVAVARIMSEGPTIKITFASADGLEAGKTKIQYKGVDVGTITHIQLSENHERIEAIAQMAPKTEDFLVGDTNFWVVRPRISGANVTGLGTLISGAYIGMEIGQSRESKREFVALENPPVISGGIPGRYFMLKTSNLGSLDTGTPVFFRRLQVGEVSSYQLDKDGKLFTLRVFVHAPYDQYITENTRFWQASGIDVKLSATGLDVQTQSLLSILIGGIAFETPATGPVLPAADADSSFTLYLSRTEAFEPPAINPQTYQFVFDQSVRGLSPGAPVEFRGIKIGQVVDVRAQVDMKTLRFSAPVVAELEPQRLGVKLIDMGSGETLDSMRRKLIDAMVARGVRAQLQTGNLLTGAAFIELDYVPGAKPAKVDWTQYPVELPTAPGQLVSTEAQLTNIIKKFDALPIDEIGSDLHKSLVSLNETLMSAQGTLTSAQTTINNADGYVEPNSAQAQELANALQEISRAARSVRVLADYLEQHPEALLRGKPGGPK, encoded by the coding sequence ATGAGCGAGCAACAGACCTCGGCGCCCGGTGCGCCGCAGGCACGCGTGGCGCAAAACAGGAGCAGGATCTCGATCGTGTGGATCGTGCCAATCGTCGCGGCCGTGGTCGGTGCCTGGGTCGCAGTCGCGCGCATTATGAGCGAGGGACCGACGATCAAGATCACATTCGCATCGGCCGATGGCCTCGAGGCGGGCAAGACCAAGATTCAATACAAGGGCGTCGACGTCGGCACGATCACTCATATCCAACTCTCGGAGAATCACGAGCGCATCGAAGCGATCGCGCAAATGGCGCCCAAGACGGAAGATTTTCTCGTCGGCGACACCAACTTCTGGGTGGTCCGGCCGCGAATCTCCGGGGCCAACGTCACCGGACTCGGCACGCTAATCTCGGGTGCATACATCGGCATGGAAATCGGCCAATCCAGGGAGAGCAAGCGCGAGTTCGTCGCGCTGGAGAATCCCCCGGTTATCAGCGGCGGCATCCCGGGCCGTTACTTCATGTTGAAGACGTCGAACCTTGGCTCGCTCGATACCGGCACGCCCGTGTTCTTCCGGCGGCTGCAGGTTGGCGAGGTCTCTTCATACCAGCTCGACAAGGATGGCAAGCTCTTCACGCTGCGAGTCTTCGTCCACGCCCCCTACGATCAGTACATAACTGAGAACACGCGGTTTTGGCAGGCGAGCGGCATCGACGTGAAGCTCTCCGCCACCGGGCTCGACGTGCAGACCCAGTCGCTGCTCTCGATTCTGATCGGCGGTATCGCGTTCGAAACGCCCGCGACCGGTCCCGTCCTTCCCGCAGCGGACGCCGATTCATCGTTCACGCTCTATCTAAGCCGCACCGAGGCTTTCGAGCCGCCGGCGATAAATCCGCAGACTTACCAGTTCGTCTTCGACCAATCGGTGCGTGGCCTTTCGCCCGGAGCGCCGGTCGAGTTTCGCGGTATCAAGATCGGCCAGGTCGTCGACGTGCGCGCCCAGGTCGATATGAAGACGCTGCGCTTTTCGGCCCCGGTCGTCGCTGAGCTCGAGCCGCAACGACTCGGAGTCAAGTTGATTGACATGGGATCGGGCGAGACCCTCGATTCGATGCGTCGCAAGTTGATCGACGCGATGGTGGCGCGCGGCGTGCGTGCGCAACTCCAGACCGGGAATCTGCTGACAGGCGCCGCCTTCATCGAGCTCGATTACGTTCCTGGCGCCAAGCCCGCGAAGGTCGACTGGACGCAGTACCCGGTCGAGCTTCCCACCGCACCCGGGCAGCTCGTCAGCACCGAGGCTCAACTCACCAATATCATCAAGAAATTCGACGCGCTGCCGATCGATGAAATCGGATCCGATCTGCACAAGTCGCTGGTGTCGCTCAACGAAACCCTGATGAGCGCGCAAGGCACGCTGACCAGCGCGCAAACCACGATCAACAACGCCGACGGCTACGTCGAGCCCAATTCCGCGCAGGCACAGGAGCTTGCCAACGCGCTGCAGGAAATCAGCCGCGCGGCGCGCTCGGTGCGCGTGCTCGCCGACTATCTCGAACAGCATCCCGAGGCGCTGCTGCGCGGTAAACCAGGAGGTCCGAAATGA
- a CDS encoding response regulator: protein MQPLLLQTTPAIGQTRVTSGTTRTPGKARRAASGERSQRHAAPQVLVVDDDPSALGALGRLIKSAGLKVKLFDRPSALLNDELPTERACVILDVSLPEMNGVTLHDVLHTSGHALPTIFVTGLADPATQRQLQRAKPVAILYKPVHERVLFEAIRMALNAGANR from the coding sequence ATGCAGCCTCTTCTGCTCCAGACGACACCCGCCATCGGTCAGACCCGCGTGACAAGCGGCACCACGAGGACGCCCGGTAAGGCGCGGCGCGCGGCTTCGGGTGAGCGCTCGCAGCGTCATGCGGCGCCCCAGGTTCTGGTGGTTGACGACGATCCGTCCGCGCTTGGTGCGCTCGGACGTTTGATAAAGTCTGCCGGGCTGAAGGTGAAACTGTTCGATCGTCCTTCCGCGCTTTTGAACGACGAACTGCCCACTGAACGAGCGTGCGTGATCCTGGACGTGAGCCTGCCGGAAATGAACGGGGTCACGCTCCACGACGTGCTCCATACGAGCGGCCACGCGTTGCCGACGATTTTCGTCACGGGGCTAGCCGATCCGGCGACTCAGCGCCAGCTGCAAAGGGCGAAGCCTGTAGCAATCCTCTACAAACCGGTACACGAACGGGTGCTGTTCGAGGCGATCAGGATGGCGCTCAACGCGGGCGCCAATCGCTGA
- a CDS encoding response regulator, translated as MPTHDDATLEIAVIDDDLSALSSLARLLKSAGIEVKTFASARDFLADPNDALVDCVVSDLRMPEIDGLTLLEQMAELAPELSMVFITGRADVPSAVRAMKEGAVDFLEKPIRGERLIDAIDRAAQSTRRRRASRAHLETLRLRYQRLTGRERQVFALVTQGLLNKQIAYELGTTDKTVKVHRARVMDKMEAESLADLVRMASALQIHVEAPPRAPGPAVAPPASRRTVTTPY; from the coding sequence ATGCCTACGCACGACGACGCGACGCTTGAGATTGCGGTGATAGACGACGATCTTTCGGCGCTCAGCTCGCTCGCGCGGCTGCTCAAGAGCGCCGGTATCGAGGTGAAAACTTTCGCCTCGGCGCGCGACTTCCTGGCCGATCCGAACGACGCGCTGGTCGATTGCGTGGTCAGCGATCTGCGGATGCCGGAAATCGACGGCCTGACCCTGCTTGAGCAGATGGCTGAGTTGGCACCGGAGCTCTCGATGGTGTTCATCACCGGCCGCGCCGACGTACCAAGCGCGGTGCGCGCAATGAAAGAAGGCGCGGTCGACTTCCTCGAGAAACCGATACGCGGTGAGCGGCTCATCGACGCGATCGATCGCGCCGCCCAATCGACCCGCCGCCGCCGCGCATCGCGAGCGCATCTGGAAACCCTGCGCCTGCGTTATCAGCGTCTCACTGGCAGGGAGCGGCAGGTGTTCGCGCTCGTCACGCAGGGTCTGCTCAACAAGCAGATAGCGTATGAACTCGGCACCACTGACAAGACCGTCAAAGTGCATCGAGCGCGCGTGATGGACAAGATGGAGGCCGAGTCGCTGGCCGACCTCGTGCGGATGGCGTCAGCGCTCCAGATTCACGTCGAGGCGCCGCCCAGGGCGCCTGGGCCGGCAGTTGCCCCGCCAGCGAGCCGCAGAACCGTTACCACTCCGTATTGA
- a CDS encoding paraquat-inducible protein A, protein MSAITAMQNGLQSCPSCGLLSQPAAGTIEGRCPRCNDLLSFRKRASIQRTWAFVIAAAVCYIPANVLPVLTTTTAAGADSDTILQGVILLWSPTGWPLSLIVLFASIMIPSAKIIALGYLLITVQSGSIHNNEQRVQLYRTVEFIGRWSMVDVFVDTFTAALVQLQPLMSVEPGPGLFFFAAVVVLTMMAVESFDPRLIWDATSEVST, encoded by the coding sequence ATGAGCGCGATCACCGCGATGCAGAACGGCCTGCAGAGCTGCCCGAGCTGCGGCCTGCTCTCGCAGCCGGCGGCGGGAACGATCGAAGGCCGCTGCCCGCGATGCAATGACCTTCTCAGCTTTCGCAAGCGCGCAAGTATCCAACGCACGTGGGCGTTCGTGATCGCGGCCGCGGTTTGTTACATCCCGGCCAACGTCCTGCCCGTTCTCACGACGACCACGGCGGCGGGCGCCGATTCCGATACGATCCTGCAGGGCGTGATACTGCTTTGGTCACCAACCGGATGGCCGCTGTCGCTGATCGTGCTGTTCGCGAGCATCATGATTCCGAGCGCAAAGATCATCGCGCTCGGCTATTTGCTCATCACGGTGCAAAGCGGCTCGATCCATAACAACGAACAGCGCGTGCAACTCTATCGAACAGTGGAATTCATCGGGCGATGGTCGATGGTCGATGTCTTCGTCGATACTTTCACGGCGGCGCTGGTACAACTGCAACCGCTGATGTCGGTCGAGCCCGGTCCCGGGCTCTTTTTTTTCGCAGCCGTCGTGGTGCTGACGATGATGGCGGTCGAGAGCTTCGACCCGCGCCTCATCTGGGACGCCACTAGCGAGGTGTCAACATGA
- a CDS encoding TetR/AcrR family transcriptional regulator: protein MPSRAAAKRRRARPLDQQERKALLIESAIRVFARRGLGGARHTEIAREAKVSVPAVFFYFPTREALVREVLEEVSRFFEAMIEAVPSVERSAPEIIMARLRTWTEAVTRYPDHTCVILEWSTAIRSEAWPLYLKYYERVLARNLETISNWRIAIGSDRVDDSENDARVIAATGYVLSQMKITRVPMDKIERFMQAVVRDTVGVDEARHRRARESKTVRHSGSQTPASVAIPLEAAERENIHGSSSSSDAVRLARGRGPGAP from the coding sequence ATGCCTTCCAGAGCCGCTGCGAAGCGCCGTCGCGCGCGCCCGCTCGATCAGCAGGAGCGCAAGGCACTGCTCATCGAGTCCGCGATTCGCGTATTCGCGCGGCGTGGTCTCGGCGGCGCTCGTCACACCGAAATCGCGCGCGAAGCCAAGGTCTCCGTGCCGGCGGTATTCTTTTATTTCCCGACCCGCGAGGCGCTGGTGCGCGAGGTGCTCGAGGAAGTCTCGCGGTTTTTCGAAGCGATGATCGAAGCGGTGCCGAGCGTCGAGCGCTCCGCTCCCGAAATCATCATGGCGCGGCTCAGAACGTGGACCGAAGCGGTTACGCGCTATCCCGATCACACTTGCGTGATCCTCGAATGGAGTACCGCGATTCGTTCGGAAGCTTGGCCGCTCTACCTCAAGTATTACGAGCGCGTCCTTGCCCGCAACCTTGAGACGATTAGCAACTGGCGCATCGCCATTGGCAGCGACCGGGTGGACGATTCTGAAAACGATGCGCGCGTGATCGCAGCCACCGGCTACGTGCTGTCCCAGATGAAGATAACGCGCGTGCCGATGGACAAAATCGAACGCTTCATGCAGGCGGTCGTGCGCGACACGGTCGGCGTCGATGAGGCGCGGCACCGCCGCGCGCGCGAATCAAAAACGGTACGGCACAGCGGATCGCAAACGCCGGCGAGCGTTGCGATACCGCTCGAGGCCGCCGAACGGGAGAATATTCATGGCAGTTCGTCTTCGTCCGATGCTGTGCGGCTGGCTCGAGGCCGAGGCCCGGGCGCTCCTTAA
- a CDS encoding OB-fold domain-containing protein yields the protein MSDTTTEYKLPLPRRHGMAAEFYAFCRKHELRFQRCVDCGTWRHIPREMCAHCGSVRTEWAKSSGRGKLFSWTTVRQPMLPQFEVPYSPVVIELDEGVRLLSWLTDLGPDDLVLDMPVEVVFDDVTAEVTLPKFKRRA from the coding sequence ATGAGCGACACAACGACCGAATACAAGCTGCCGCTGCCGCGCCGTCATGGGATGGCGGCGGAGTTCTACGCCTTCTGCCGCAAGCACGAACTGCGCTTTCAGCGCTGCGTCGATTGCGGCACGTGGCGGCATATCCCGCGCGAGATGTGCGCGCATTGCGGATCGGTCCGCACCGAATGGGCGAAGTCATCGGGCAGGGGCAAACTCTTCTCGTGGACGACGGTGCGCCAGCCGATGCTGCCGCAGTTCGAGGTGCCCTACAGCCCGGTCGTGATCGAGCTCGACGAAGGCGTGCGCCTGCTGAGTTGGCTCACCGACCTGGGTCCGGATGACCTCGTGCTCGACATGCCGGTCGAGGTCGTGTTCGACGACGTGACAGCCGAGGTGACGCTGCCCAAGTTCAAGCGGCGCGCCTGA